The Lycium barbarum isolate Lr01 chromosome 12, ASM1917538v2, whole genome shotgun sequence genome includes a region encoding these proteins:
- the LOC132622691 gene encoding pentatricopeptide repeat-containing protein At5g27110-like, producing MDSIKILSLLKSSLSISTSLKQAKLLHQKIVTLGLQSNIILSKNLINLYISCHDFHSTKLVFQNLENPLDITLWNGLMAAYTKNHMFNEALQLFDKLLQFPYLKPDSYTFPSVLKACSGLGNVQCGQMIHAHLIKTGILSDVVVTSSVIGMYAKCDFFGSAIHLFDEMPERDVVCWNTVISCYYQSGQFEKALEFFEKMKDLRYMPNSVTYTAAISSCSRLLDVESGERIHQELVNNKFLLDGFVSSALVDMYGKCGFLEKAKRIFEQIPGKSLVSWNSMISGYSLRGDSKSCIELLRRMNEENMKPSSVTLSTLLMACSKSAQLQHGKFLHAYIIRNNIGSDVFLNASLVDLYFKCGRVENAQNVFSKITKKNVEAWNVMISGYVSAGYYLEALDVYNDMKLAGIKPDAITLTSALVSCSQLAALEQGKEIHKCIVDNRLESNEIVTGSLLDMYAKCGAVSEAFEVFDELPERDLVSWTTMISAYGSQGQAFEALKLFNEMLYSNVKPDRVAFLAVISACAHAGLVDEGYRYFNLMVSDCGIQPSAEEYSCLIDLLGRAGRLREAYAILQSNAHIREDVELLTALASACHLHGELDIGEEIAKMLTQKDEDDPSTYIVLAKIYASQNKWNEVRKLRLKMKKLGLRKKPGCSWIEVDKRTQTFLADDKSFPLVDNVYQCLSLINSDMENYECFSINSNGDEFYSQPTT from the coding sequence ATGGATTCCATCAAAATTTTGTCCCTCTtgaaatcatcccttagtatttCAACATCACTGAAACAAGCCAAACTGTTGCACCAAAAGATTGTCACTCTAGGCTTACAAAGCAACATTATTTTATCCAAGAATCTAATTAACCTATACATCTCTTGCCATGATTTCCATTCCACTAAGCTAGTCTTTCAAAATCTTGAGAACCCTCTTGATATCACTTTATGGAATGGTCTAATGGCTGCTTATACTAAGAACCATATGTTCAATGAAGCTCTTCAACTCTTTGACAAGTTGTTACAATTCCCATATCTTAAACCTGATAGTTACACTTTCCCTAGTGTTCTTAAGGCTTGTAGTGGTTTAGGAAATGTCCAATGTGGTCAAATGATACATGCTCATTTGATTAAAACTGGGATTTTATCAGATGTTGTTGTGACAAGTTCAGTGATTGGGATGTATGCGAAATGCGACTTTTTCGGGTCAGCTATACATCTATTTGATGAAATGCCTGAGAGAGATGTTGTGTGTTGGAATACTGTGATTTCGTGCTACTATCAAAGTGGGCAATTTGAAAAAGCTCTTGAATTTTTTGAGAAGATGAAGGATTTGAGATATATGCCTAATTCGGTTACCTATACAGCAGCAATCTCGTCGTGTTCGAGGCTTTTGGATGTGGAAAGTGGGGAGAGAATTCATCAGGAATTAGTGAATAATAAGTTTCTGTTGGATGGTTTTGTAAGTTCTGCTCTTGTGGACATGTATGGGAAATGTGGCTTCTTAGAGAAGGCTAAACGGATTTTTGAGCAAATCCCTGGTAAGAGTTTGGTTTCTTGGAATTCCATGATATCTGGGTATAGTTTGAGAGGTGATAGCAAATCATGCATTGAGCTTTTACGAAGGATGAACGAAGAAAACATGAAACCCTCTTCCGTGACTTTAAGCACCTTATTAATGGCGTGCTCTAAATCTGCTCAATTGCAGCATGGGAAGTTTCTTCATGCATATATAATTCGAAATAATATAGGATCTGATGTCTTTCTTAACGCTTCACTTGTTGACTTATATTTCAAATGTGGCAGAGTGGAGAATGCCCAAAATGTCTTTAGTAAGATCACAAAGAAGAATGTGGAAGCCTGGAATGTAATGATCTCTGGATATGTGTCAGCTGGTTACTACTTGGAGGCTCTTGACGTTTATAATGACATGAAGTTGGCAGGGATAAAGCCTGATGCAATCACTTTGACTAGTGCCTTGGTATCTTGTTCACAGTTGGCAGCCTTAGAACAGGGCAAGGAGATCCACAAGTGTATTGTTGATAATAGGTTGGAATCCAATGAAATTGTTACGGGGTCGCTGCTTGATATGTATGCTAAATGTGGTGCGGTAAGTGAAGCTTTTGAAGTCTTTGATGAGTTGCCTGAGAGAGATCTGGTATCATGGACTACAATGATCTCCGCATATGGATCTCAAGGCCAAGCTTTTGAAGCGTTAAAACTCTTTAATGAAATGCTGTATTCTAATGTAAAACCGGACAGAGTTGCATTCCTTGCAGTAATTTCTGCATGTGCTCATGCTGGATTAGTGGATGAAGGTTACCGTTATTTTAATTTAATGGTCAGCGACTGTGGCATCCAACCATCAGCTGAAGAGTACTCATGTCTAATTGACCTTCTTGGACGTGCGGGAAGATTGCGTGAAGCCTATGCAATTCTGCAGAGCAACGCGCACATCAGGGAGGATGTTGAGTTATTAACTGCATTAGCTTCTGCATGCCATTTGCATGGGGAACTAGATATTGGTGAAGAAATCGCAAAGATGCTTACTCAAAAAGACGAAGATGATCCGTCTACTTACATTGTTTTGGCAAAAATATATGCTTCGCAGAACAAATGGAATGAGGTACGCAAGTTGAGACTGAAGATGAAGAAGCTGGGATTGAGGAAGAAACCTGGATGTAGTTGGATTGAAGTAGACAAGCGGACTCAAACTTTCTTGGCAGATGATAAATCATTCCCGCTAGTAGACAATGTTTATCAATGTCTATCGTTAATAAATAGTGACATGGAAAACTATGAATGCTTTAGCATTAATAGCAACGGAGATGAATTCTACTCACAGCCAACTACTTGA